A genomic segment from Campylobacter concisus encodes:
- a CDS encoding PD-(D/E)XK nuclease family protein — translation MYLDKNLKLWLSVKSALLSAFSYHCLKIQERKMHNLNQLFVFTNSRKIREFNASFNDELIPKSLSIAEFYKKVVYVDGRFEIDSTYALVLMNRACASVKKANSILKIPTEFFEFLKNNDYLFSFFKELAISKKSIAEIKFNDIYANFEEHLNILEEVLKEYESLLGQENLYDDITLPKIYNINEAYIKSFSEISLHIDGILSEFEWEILEKISKLTTLKIIFQTSVFNTKLINKIKQISAISEIENYKKYELNLKTNELICLENIKKFEPVLEKRFATRSLQCAYAMAKASEFVREGIKPENIAVILPDESFSEILRLHDSNKIFNYAMGESFKNTKFYEALFYITRAINEEARPVFDQSKCESYEELGFILSTLGVNEELFNKFKSSYFELCDFAKFKELIDELLTLENEPRCEEKLALELFRIENLCRYFSFSLKQLSEIFLLNISRLSIDDVGGGKISVMGMLESRGMKFDGVIIVDFNDNFIPARSTNEMFLNSKVRQKAGLISYLERENLQRFYYESLINNAKKVAISCVLNEESIPSRFLKNFKTIKDEKFSDEAYLKLFLKGSTSLNLSDDEIILEHDFFTKPLSFSTLNLFLTCPRKYYYAKIAGIKGAKAIATEPGSKQGNSVHKALYEYYTSEFYRQKNIFDLAIFKEMLAKQDFSSLELEIWSQKFKEYAEFEDERLSDGFRVLECEKDIESDFCGVKIKGIIDRIDASPDGEPFILDYKTGDANANSLQLAFYEALYGSEVKSAYFALKNEPVLISSKKSVDDLKAEIENLKSVNNTKINFERKSGACKFCEYAILCRREL, via the coding sequence ATGTATTTAGATAAAAATTTAAAGCTTTGGCTAAGCGTAAAAAGCGCTCTTTTATCAGCATTTAGCTATCATTGCTTAAAAATTCAAGAGAGAAAAATGCATAACCTAAACCAACTTTTTGTCTTTACGAACTCGCGTAAGATTCGTGAATTTAATGCAAGTTTTAATGATGAGCTAATCCCAAAAAGCCTAAGTATCGCTGAGTTTTATAAAAAGGTAGTTTATGTAGATGGTAGGTTTGAGATTGATAGCACCTATGCTTTAGTGCTTATGAATAGAGCCTGTGCCAGTGTTAAAAAGGCAAACTCGATTCTTAAAATTCCAACTGAGTTTTTTGAATTTTTAAAAAATAATGACTATCTTTTTTCATTTTTTAAAGAGCTAGCTATTAGTAAAAAGAGTATTGCTGAGATCAAATTTAACGATATTTACGCTAATTTTGAGGAGCATTTAAACATACTTGAAGAGGTTTTAAAAGAGTATGAGAGTTTGCTTGGTCAAGAAAATCTCTATGATGATATAACCTTGCCAAAAATTTATAACATAAATGAAGCTTACATCAAAAGCTTTAGTGAAATTTCACTGCATATAGATGGAATTTTAAGTGAATTTGAGTGGGAAATTTTAGAGAAAATCTCAAAGCTAACTACGCTAAAAATTATCTTTCAAACTAGCGTTTTCAACACAAAGCTAATCAATAAAATAAAGCAAATTTCAGCTATTAGCGAGATTGAAAATTACAAAAAATATGAGCTAAATTTAAAGACAAATGAGCTAATTTGCTTAGAAAATATCAAAAAATTTGAGCCAGTTTTAGAAAAGCGATTTGCCACTAGAAGCCTGCAATGTGCCTACGCTATGGCAAAGGCGAGCGAGTTTGTGCGTGAGGGCATAAAGCCTGAAAACATCGCTGTTATATTGCCAGATGAGAGTTTTAGTGAAATTTTAAGGCTACATGATAGCAATAAAATTTTTAACTACGCTATGGGCGAGAGCTTTAAAAATACAAAATTTTATGAGGCGCTTTTTTACATTACAAGAGCGATAAACGAAGAGGCAAGGCCGGTTTTTGATCAAAGCAAGTGTGAGAGCTACGAGGAGCTTGGCTTTATCTTGAGCACGCTTGGTGTAAATGAAGAGCTTTTTAATAAATTTAAATCAAGCTACTTTGAACTTTGTGACTTTGCTAAATTTAAAGAGTTAATAGACGAGCTTTTAACGCTTGAAAATGAGCCAAGATGCGAAGAGAAGCTCGCACTTGAGCTTTTTAGGATTGAGAATTTATGTAGGTATTTTAGCTTTAGCCTAAAGCAGTTAAGTGAAATTTTCTTGCTAAATATCTCGCGCCTTAGCATCGATGATGTGGGCGGTGGAAAGATCAGCGTCATGGGCATGCTTGAGAGCCGTGGAATGAAATTTGATGGTGTGATCATAGTTGATTTTAATGATAACTTCATCCCAGCAAGAAGCACAAATGAGATGTTTTTAAACTCGAAAGTGAGGCAAAAAGCAGGACTTATAAGCTACCTTGAGCGTGAAAATTTGCAGAGATTTTACTATGAAAGTCTTATAAACAATGCCAAAAAGGTCGCCATAAGCTGTGTTTTAAACGAAGAGAGTATTCCTTCAAGATTTTTAAAAAATTTCAAAACAATAAAAGATGAGAAATTTAGTGATGAGGCCTATTTAAAATTATTTTTAAAAGGAAGTACAAGCCTAAATTTAAGCGATGACGAGATCATTTTGGAGCATGATTTTTTCACTAAACCGCTATCATTTTCGACGCTAAATCTATTTCTAACCTGCCCAAGAAAGTATTATTACGCAAAGATAGCTGGTATAAAAGGAGCAAAAGCAATAGCAACTGAGCCAGGATCTAAGCAGGGAAATAGCGTGCACAAGGCGCTTTATGAATACTACACGAGTGAATTTTATAGACAAAAAAATATATTTGATTTGGCTATTTTTAAAGAAATGCTCGCAAAGCAAGATTTTTCTTCGCTTGAGCTTGAGATTTGGTCGCAGAAATTTAAAGAATACGCAGAGTTTGAAGATGAACGTTTAAGTGATGGCTTTAGAGTGCTTGAGTGTGAAAAAGATATAGAGAGTGATTTTTGTGGTGTAAAGATAAAAGGCATTATCGATAGGATCGATGCTAGCCCTGATGGTGAGCCTTTTATACTTGATTATAAAACTGGTGATGCAAATGCGAACTCGCTTCAGCTTGCATTTTATGAAGCACTTTATGGCAGCGAGGTAAAAAGTGCTTATTTTGCTCTAAAAAATGAACCAGTGCTTATCAGCTCGAAAAAAAGTGTGGATGATCTAAAGGCCGAAATAGAAAATCTAAAGAGCGTAAATAACACTAAGATAAATTTTGAAAGAAAGAGTGGAGCTTGTAAATTTTGCGAGTATGCCATACTTTGTAGGAGAGAGTTATGA